A stretch of Cellulosilyticum sp. I15G10I2 DNA encodes these proteins:
- a CDS encoding ATP-binding protein: MISGIVWNLFEYGLCLIELFFLYMFLNEVIVKKEHIPEYMVYVILIMSSIVSFALTRISIFSAFKVIVGYGICIIVTAILYKAKFKIKLFWGTIYYIGLGLIDVVSVILISYITKIDIVTVALSSNWYRILLSVFAKLIAFILIKLIAKTTRKSLGDIPAKFWHMILGVFAIALVSIIAVIEIGIILQGNELAGLFLVIISIGILVLSITVYQTFQYMCNYFEKEKQYEIIEYQNEMLIKATLEKDESHKEIRKIWHDFNNHISCIDMLLQMDNIKRARQYIYDMKINSEKVHFDIKTGNEIADAVINQKYMLAKKHDIQFNVNGFLGENMSVNAIDLCALMSNGLDNAIEANLKVRDKHSRKIHVHMKPYKDYLLIEIINAVGEELKNIEHLQTTKKDKSKHGFGMLSMKKIAEKYDGYLQYSYENKCFSLSIMLKVVNE, translated from the coding sequence ATGATTAGTGGAATAGTTTGGAATTTATTTGAATATGGTCTTTGTTTAATAGAGCTATTTTTTTTATATATGTTTTTAAATGAAGTAATAGTTAAAAAAGAACATATACCTGAGTATATGGTTTATGTAATACTTATAATGAGTAGTATAGTTTCTTTTGCTTTAACTAGAATCAGTATTTTTTCTGCGTTTAAGGTAATAGTTGGGTATGGCATTTGTATAATAGTTACAGCTATCCTTTATAAAGCAAAGTTCAAAATTAAGTTGTTTTGGGGAACCATTTATTATATAGGATTAGGGCTTATAGACGTTGTAAGTGTCATTTTGATTTCGTATATCACTAAAATAGATATCGTTACTGTTGCCTTATCGAGTAATTGGTATAGAATTTTGCTTTCTGTCTTTGCAAAGCTTATAGCATTTATACTTATTAAATTGATAGCTAAAACAACCCGAAAGTCACTAGGAGACATACCTGCAAAGTTTTGGCATATGATATTGGGGGTTTTTGCAATTGCACTAGTAAGTATAATTGCTGTCATAGAAATAGGTATTATTCTCCAGGGAAATGAACTAGCGGGTTTATTTTTAGTTATTATTTCTATTGGTATACTTGTTCTAAGTATAACTGTTTATCAGACCTTCCAATATATGTGTAACTATTTTGAGAAAGAAAAACAATATGAGATTATTGAATATCAAAATGAAATGCTTATAAAAGCTACCTTAGAAAAGGATGAATCCCACAAAGAGATTAGAAAAATCTGGCATGATTTTAATAATCATATCAGCTGTATTGATATGCTGCTTCAAATGGATAATATTAAGAGGGCAAGACAATACATTTATGACATGAAAATAAACAGTGAAAAAGTACATTTTGATATAAAAACAGGTAATGAAATAGCAGATGCTGTCATTAATCAAAAGTACATGCTAGCTAAAAAGCATGATATTCAATTCAATGTTAATGGGTTTTTAGGAGAAAATATGAGTGTCAATGCCATAGACCTATGTGCTTTGATGAGTAATGGATTAGATAATGCTATCGAGGCAAATTTAAAGGTTAGAGATAAGCATTCTCGAAAGATTCATGTACATATGAAACCTTATAAAGATTATTTACTTATAGAAATTATTAATGCTGTAGGGGAAGAATTAAAAAACATTGAGCATTTACAAACGACAAAAAAAGATAAAAGTAAACATGGATTTGGTATGTTAAGTATGAAGAAAATAGCTGAAAAATATGATGGATACCTCCAGTATAGTTATGAGAATAAGTGCTTTAGTCTTTCGATTATGCTAAAGGTAGTTAATGAATAA
- a CDS encoding Lrp/AsnC family transcriptional regulator: MKNDILELLQENSKYTASDIATMLGLDIEAVKKDIAEMEKEQIICGYSVLINWDKTDKKDIVTALIEVRVTPQRGEGFDRVAERIYKFKEVKAVYLMSGGFDFTVIIEGKTMKEVALFVGQKLAPLESVLSTATHFVLKKYKDYGVIFEESKKDERMIISP; this comes from the coding sequence ATGAAAAATGATATTTTAGAACTTTTACAAGAAAATAGTAAGTATACTGCCAGTGATATAGCCACAATGTTAGGATTAGATATAGAAGCCGTAAAAAAAGATATAGCGGAGATGGAAAAAGAACAAATTATATGCGGGTACAGTGTGCTTATAAACTGGGATAAGACCGATAAAAAAGATATTGTTACAGCACTTATAGAGGTGCGTGTTACACCTCAAAGAGGTGAAGGATTTGATAGGGTCGCAGAACGCATTTATAAATTTAAAGAGGTTAAAGCTGTTTATCTGATGTCGGGTGGTTTTGATTTTACTGTTATCATTGAAGGAAAGACAATGAAAGAGGTTGCATTGTTTGTTGGACAGAAGCTAGCACCTTTAGAGTCAGTCCTAAGTACAGCTACTCATTTTGTGCTTAAGAAATATAAGGATTACGGTGTCATTTTTGAAGAAAGTAAAAAAGATGAAAGGATGATTATATCACCATGA
- a CDS encoding polysaccharide deacetylase family protein, with product MKKIFIIIMLCSSFFSGIVYAKDREISVVVNDKLISREEGQIDMVNGVAYISVKFLEPALNIDMYWMNEIGQVQLNKDEKIMILNLHDNTLTTDWLNVERYMVVSKNNDIMVPMRLVAEYFGYKVSFKSDGPIISITSSEKLQEQDEKATQKEKAHHKVIYLTFDDGPSPYTDKLLELLDKYQVKATFFMLDGAMKKNPESVKHIVERGHAVGLHGVTHKPHTFYCGHDGPLKEMEQTNETLESIVGFRSCLIRTPFGSNPHLTLKQYLNLVSHEYRIWDWNIDSKDWAYNNPHKAFNTTIKNMKTSKKEPKVVLFHDMKYVVETLELFLKWMDENQYTSKEITADLVPVKMTQKK from the coding sequence ATGAAAAAGATTTTTATAATAATTATGTTATGTTCTAGCTTTTTTAGTGGAATAGTATATGCCAAAGATCGAGAAATATCTGTTGTAGTCAACGACAAGCTCATATCACGGGAGGAAGGACAGATTGATATGGTAAATGGCGTTGCATATATTTCAGTTAAGTTTTTAGAACCCGCACTCAATATCGATATGTATTGGATGAATGAAATAGGGCAGGTTCAGCTGAATAAAGATGAGAAAATAATGATTCTAAATCTGCACGACAATACCCTTACAACAGACTGGTTAAATGTTGAGCGCTATATGGTAGTTAGCAAGAATAACGATATAATGGTACCAATGCGTTTAGTAGCAGAATATTTTGGCTATAAAGTTAGTTTTAAGTCTGATGGGCCAATCATTAGTATTACAAGTAGTGAAAAGCTTCAAGAACAAGACGAAAAGGCGACTCAGAAAGAAAAAGCACACCATAAAGTTATTTATTTAACTTTTGATGATGGTCCAAGCCCATATACAGACAAGCTGTTAGAATTACTGGATAAATATCAGGTAAAAGCTACATTTTTTATGTTAGACGGTGCAATGAAAAAAAATCCAGAAAGTGTTAAACATATCGTAGAAAGAGGCCATGCAGTAGGATTACACGGCGTAACACATAAACCTCATACATTTTATTGTGGACATGATGGTCCACTTAAAGAAATGGAGCAGACTAATGAAACACTTGAAAGTATCGTAGGCTTTAGAAGCTGTCTAATAAGAACGCCTTTTGGCAGCAATCCACATCTAACCTTAAAACAATATCTTAATCTCGTAAGCCACGAGTATCGTATATGGGATTGGAATATTGACTCGAAAGATTGGGCATACAATAATCCCCATAAAGCGTTTAATACAACGATCAAGAACATGAAAACTTCAAAAAAAGAACCTAAGGTAGTGCTTTTTCATGATATGAAATACGTTGTAGAAACCTTAGAATTATTTTTAAAATGGATGGATGAAAATCAGTATACCTCAAAAGAAATTACAGCAGATTTAGTTCCGGTTAAAATGACACAAAAAAAATAG
- a CDS encoding lactate utilization protein produces MDIKKEYYKVTAEAIIKKMSQRNLQAYYVDNKHEAAQKVCSLIEDNASISWGGSMTLLEIGLLEKLAANPSYTLLDRSKVNPDQVSDLYHDALSCDYYLMSSNAVTLDGKLVNIDGTGNRVAALIYGPKNVIIVVGMNKIVFNEQEAISRVKNFASPLNALRLEKNTPCAKTGVCHDCLSPDCICMHTVITRNSREKDRIKVILVGENLGY; encoded by the coding sequence TTGGATATAAAAAAGGAATATTATAAAGTTACTGCTGAGGCAATCATCAAGAAAATGTCACAGCGTAATCTACAAGCTTATTATGTAGATAACAAACATGAAGCTGCTCAAAAAGTCTGTTCATTAATAGAAGATAATGCTTCTATATCATGGGGTGGATCTATGACATTACTAGAAATTGGCTTACTTGAAAAACTTGCTGCTAATCCAAGCTATACTTTATTAGACCGCTCAAAGGTTAATCCAGATCAAGTAAGTGACCTCTATCATGATGCCCTTTCTTGTGATTACTATCTTATGAGCAGCAATGCTGTTACCTTAGATGGCAAGCTTGTAAATATAGACGGCACTGGTAATAGAGTAGCAGCACTCATTTATGGTCCTAAAAATGTTATTATTGTTGTTGGTATGAATAAAATTGTTTTCAATGAGCAAGAAGCGATTAGTCGTGTAAAGAATTTTGCCAGTCCTCTCAATGCACTTAGGCTTGAGAAAAATACCCCTTGTGCTAAAACAGGTGTATGTCATGATTGTCTTTCTCCTGATTGTATCTGTATGCATACAGTCATTACGCGTAATAGTCGAGAGAAAGATCGTATTAAAGTTATTTTAGTAGGTGAAAATCTAGGTTATTAA
- a CDS encoding ComEC/Rec2 family competence protein codes for MKKNYIHWITRLQLVLIAIFISFNTGCQFNKEQAVRTEIHFIDTGNSDAILIKQGDNAALIDGGDNDDEELIAAYIKNQGIKQFEYVFVTHPDADHIGGLDAVIDQFAVNAVYVGNGKADTKTYRDFIEALMNKGLTPSVPLLNSTFKMGNADFKVLSVASAKDVNNTSLVLLYTNGKDKLLFMGDVDKEIERNINVGKVDLIKIGHHGSRSSSDKAFLIQIEPKYAVITVGERNKYGHPHAETMEVLEQLAIPVYRTDEGGNLIFVSTGNGVTTKQLPNSYLSGESKKSKQNVETNKQPQKVVTHTTYAKVFFTKNSKKYHSLLSCSGMKSPQQGTLEDVGDRTACNKCY; via the coding sequence ATGAAAAAAAACTATATACATTGGATCACTAGACTTCAACTTGTTTTAATAGCAATCTTTATCAGTTTTAATACGGGGTGCCAGTTCAATAAAGAACAAGCAGTGCGTACAGAGATACATTTTATAGATACTGGAAATTCAGATGCAATACTTATTAAACAAGGAGATAATGCCGCTTTAATTGATGGGGGAGATAATGATGATGAAGAACTTATTGCAGCATATATCAAAAATCAAGGCATAAAACAATTTGAGTATGTTTTCGTTACACATCCGGATGCAGATCATATAGGGGGATTAGATGCTGTCATTGACCAGTTTGCAGTTAATGCTGTTTATGTAGGGAATGGTAAGGCGGATACAAAAACTTATAGAGATTTTATTGAAGCATTAATGAATAAAGGACTGACACCTAGCGTTCCACTTTTAAACAGCACCTTTAAGATGGGTAATGCTGATTTTAAAGTACTTAGTGTAGCAAGTGCTAAAGATGTGAATAATACATCACTTGTGCTGCTGTATACCAATGGTAAGGATAAGTTGTTATTTATGGGTGATGTAGATAAAGAGATTGAAAGAAATATCAATGTAGGCAAAGTAGATCTTATTAAAATAGGTCATCATGGCTCAAGAAGTTCAAGCGACAAAGCGTTTTTAATACAAATAGAGCCTAAGTATGCTGTAATAACGGTTGGAGAGCGGAATAAATATGGACATCCTCATGCAGAAACAATGGAGGTACTAGAGCAGTTAGCGATTCCGGTTTATAGAACGGATGAAGGCGGTAATCTTATCTTTGTTTCTACAGGGAATGGCGTTACTACCAAGCAATTGCCAAATAGTTATTTATCAGGAGAAAGTAAAAAGTCTAAACAAAATGTAGAGACTAATAAACAGCCTCAAAAAGTAGTAACACACACAACCTATGCAAAAGTTTTTTTTACTAAGAATAGTAAGAAATATCATAGTCTATTAAGTTGCTCTGGGATGAAGTCACCACAACAAGGAACACTAGAGGATGTAGGTGACCGAACAGCTTGTAATAAGTGTTACTAA
- the spoVAC gene encoding stage V sporulation protein AC → MANVKQLKSKYQDIVKQYSPKNDVLRNSLRAFWVGGVICTFGQGLTNLYMNYGMELEQAKMLTTVTLILISTILTAFNVYDNLGKYGGAGALIPITGFANSMVSAAMEFKKEGYIYGLGAKLFIIAGPVIVFGTLISVVIGIIYYFV, encoded by the coding sequence ATGGCAAATGTAAAACAGCTAAAAAGTAAGTATCAAGATATTGTTAAACAATATTCCCCAAAAAATGATGTACTAAGAAATTCTTTAAGAGCTTTTTGGGTGGGTGGCGTTATTTGTACCTTTGGGCAAGGTCTTACTAACTTATATATGAATTATGGTATGGAACTTGAACAGGCTAAAATGCTTACAACTGTTACCCTAATACTTATAAGTACTATTTTAACAGCTTTTAATGTTTATGATAATCTAGGTAAGTATGGCGGTGCAGGTGCACTTATTCCAATTACTGGATTTGCTAATTCTATGGTAAGTGCAGCTATGGAATTCAAAAAAGAAGGGTATATCTACGGATTAGGTGCCAAGCTATTTATTATAGCTGGCCCGGTTATTGTATTTGGGACACTAATAAGTGTTGTAATAGGTATTATCTATTATTTTGTATAG
- a CDS encoding aminotransferase class I/II-fold pyridoxal phosphate-dependent enzyme codes for MEQMISKQVRDVPPSGIRKFFDIVNEMGDAISLGVGEPDFDTPWHIREEGIYSLEKGRTIYSANAGLLELRQAICQYMKRRFDLDYSATQQTLVTVGGSEGIDVALRTLIEPGDEVLIPEPCFVSYKPCTLFAGGTPVVIPTKEENNFKLTPEELERYITPQTKILILPYPNNPTGAIMEREELEKIADVIRDKNIIVISDEIYAELTYGKEHVSIANIEGMYERTIILSGFSKAYAMTGWRLGYALGPEAIISAMTKMHQFTIMCAPTTSQYAAIEAMKNGDEDVKMMRKAYDQRRRLMVDRFRGMGLSCFEPEGAFYVFPSIQKTGLTSEGFCEELLKDQKVAVVPGTAFGGYGEGFIRCSYAYSVDELKEALTRIEKFLHKIL; via the coding sequence ATAGAACAAATGATTTCAAAACAAGTGAGGGATGTTCCGCCGTCTGGCATCAGAAAGTTTTTTGATATTGTAAATGAAATGGGTGATGCCATTTCTCTTGGTGTTGGAGAACCAGATTTTGATACTCCTTGGCATATTAGAGAAGAAGGCATTTATTCATTAGAAAAAGGTAGAACGATTTATTCTGCAAATGCAGGTTTATTAGAGCTTAGACAGGCAATTTGCCAGTATATGAAAAGAAGGTTTGATCTAGACTATTCAGCAACTCAACAAACCCTTGTAACTGTAGGTGGCAGTGAGGGGATTGATGTAGCTCTTAGAACGCTTATTGAGCCAGGAGATGAAGTGCTTATTCCTGAGCCTTGTTTTGTATCGTATAAACCCTGTACATTATTTGCAGGTGGAACACCTGTGGTTATTCCTACAAAAGAAGAAAACAATTTCAAGCTTACGCCAGAGGAACTAGAAAGATACATAACCCCTCAAACTAAAATTCTTATCTTGCCTTATCCAAATAATCCAACAGGAGCTATTATGGAGAGAGAAGAGTTAGAAAAAATAGCTGATGTGATTCGTGATAAAAATATTATAGTAATATCGGATGAGATTTATGCAGAGCTTACTTACGGTAAAGAGCATGTTTCGATTGCTAATATTGAGGGCATGTATGAGCGAACTATCATATTAAGTGGATTCTCAAAAGCTTATGCGATGACAGGCTGGCGACTTGGGTATGCATTAGGCCCAGAGGCCATTATAAGTGCCATGACCAAAATGCATCAGTTTACGATTATGTGTGCGCCAACTACTAGCCAGTATGCAGCTATAGAAGCTATGAAAAATGGTGATGAAGATGTGAAAATGATGAGAAAAGCCTATGATCAGAGACGAAGATTGATGGTTGATAGATTTAGAGGAATGGGCTTATCTTGTTTTGAGCCTGAAGGCGCTTTTTATGTCTTTCCATCTATACAAAAAACTGGGCTTACTAGCGAAGGATTCTGCGAAGAGCTGCTTAAGGATCAAAAAGTTGCAGTAGTTCCTGGAACAGCATTTGGAGGCTATGGAGAAGGCTTTATAAGGTGCTCCTATGCGTATTCTGTTGATGAACTTAAAGAAGCTTTAACGCGTATCGAAAAGTTTCTTCATAAAATATTATAA
- the spoVAE gene encoding stage V sporulation protein AE, whose product MEYVRAFIVGGAICVLGQILLDRAHLTTGKIMVSFVIGGAILHALGLYQPIIDFAGAGASVPISGFGYALAKGAIEEVGKQGFMGAFSGGIKATAAGITAAVVFGYTAAVFANPKSKS is encoded by the coding sequence ATGGAATATGTAAGAGCATTTATTGTAGGAGGAGCTATTTGTGTACTTGGGCAAATCCTGCTTGATCGGGCACATCTTACGACAGGAAAGATAATGGTTTCATTTGTAATCGGAGGGGCTATACTTCATGCACTTGGATTATATCAACCTATTATTGATTTTGCGGGAGCAGGTGCATCCGTACCCATCTCAGGGTTTGGCTATGCACTTGCAAAAGGGGCAATAGAAGAAGTTGGTAAACAAGGTTTTATGGGTGCTTTTTCGGGAGGTATTAAAGCCACAGCGGCAGGTATTACAGCAGCTGTAGTTTTTGGCTATACAGCTGCTGTTTTTGCGAATCCTAAAAGTAAATCTTGA
- the spoVAD gene encoding stage V sporulation protein AD translates to MGHVGKQTITFNNPPVITCAYASAGPREVQGPLGEYFDNKLQDELLGEDSWEKAESKLITQTVQGLLSKANKTPQDVQYLFAGDLQNQVIASTFGLMDFNIPFFGLYGACSTMGESMCLASMAIAGGMADLVMAGTSSHNCAAEKQFRFPLEYAGQRTMTQQWTATASGFVLIANAGKGPKITAITPGKMVDLGIKDTFNMGAAMAPAAVDTILTHLEDTHQKPSDFDAIITGDLGNCGLDIAVDIAGKLGTDLQGVINDCGKLIYDDKVEDTHCGGSGCGCSGSVFAGYFYSQLLKGHLKKILLVPTGALMSPGSTQQGHTIPGIAHAVSIVME, encoded by the coding sequence ATGGGACACGTAGGGAAACAAACAATCACATTTAATAATCCCCCAGTCATTACTTGCGCTTATGCAAGTGCAGGGCCAAGAGAAGTGCAGGGTCCTTTGGGAGAGTATTTTGACAATAAACTACAAGATGAGCTTTTAGGTGAGGATAGTTGGGAAAAAGCAGAGAGCAAACTGATTACGCAAACTGTGCAAGGGCTACTTAGTAAAGCGAACAAAACACCGCAGGATGTACAGTATTTATTTGCAGGAGATTTGCAAAATCAAGTTATTGCAAGTACATTTGGCTTAATGGACTTTAATATTCCATTTTTTGGTTTGTATGGTGCGTGCTCTACCATGGGTGAATCTATGTGTCTTGCAAGTATGGCGATAGCCGGAGGCATGGCTGATTTAGTTATGGCAGGTACAAGCAGCCATAACTGCGCGGCAGAAAAACAATTTAGATTCCCATTAGAATATGCTGGACAAAGAACAATGACACAGCAATGGACTGCTACAGCAAGCGGCTTTGTACTTATTGCAAATGCTGGAAAAGGCCCTAAAATAACAGCGATTACACCAGGTAAAATGGTAGACTTAGGTATAAAAGACACCTTCAACATGGGAGCAGCTATGGCACCAGCAGCAGTTGATACGATTCTTACGCATTTAGAAGATACCCATCAAAAGCCAAGTGATTTTGATGCTATTATTACAGGAGATTTAGGAAACTGTGGACTTGATATTGCAGTGGACATAGCTGGTAAGTTAGGCACAGACCTTCAAGGTGTTATTAATGATTGTGGGAAGTTGATCTATGATGATAAGGTGGAAGATACACATTGTGGAGGAAGTGGCTGTGGGTGCAGTGGTTCAGTATTTGCTGGATACTTCTACTCCCAGCTATTAAAGGGGCATTTAAAGAAAATACTTTTAGTGCCTACAGGTGCTCTGATGAGTCCTGGAAGTACACAGCAAGGTCATACCATACCGGGTATTGCACACGCAGTAAGTATTGTAATGGAATAG
- a CDS encoding LytR/AlgR family response regulator transcription factor has product MAIKKGVVLVIKIALCDDNHIFLKEFENLIEKYLVSHCVNGEVSIYNNGRSLLEQFSKDHYAFDIIFLDIDMPYIDGIETAQCIRNMNKEVTLIFLTSMEDRVYETFQFNTFRFIRKNYVLIELDECLSKALRLLENEKSTYSFKTKEGTIKLAIQDILYFMYINRHVEVKTIDNYYRLTVTRFQDIINQFSDKDFVAIHRGCIVNVKYIKVINKLYIILDNNEKLSISRYKVNEVFRAFTNYAR; this is encoded by the coding sequence GTGGCAATTAAAAAGGGGGTGGTGTTGGTGATAAAAATAGCACTTTGTGATGATAACCATATATTCTTAAAAGAATTTGAAAATCTTATAGAGAAGTATTTAGTGAGTCATTGTGTAAACGGTGAGGTGAGTATTTATAATAATGGAAGGAGTCTTTTAGAACAATTTAGCAAAGATCATTACGCTTTTGATATTATATTTTTAGACATTGATATGCCTTATATAGATGGTATTGAGACGGCACAATGTATCAGAAATATGAATAAAGAGGTCACTTTAATTTTTTTAACCTCAATGGAAGATCGAGTATATGAAACCTTTCAATTTAATACTTTTAGATTTATAAGAAAAAACTATGTACTTATTGAGCTAGATGAATGTTTAAGTAAGGCACTTAGGTTGCTTGAAAATGAAAAAAGCACCTACTCTTTTAAAACAAAAGAAGGAACTATAAAGTTAGCCATACAGGACATTTTATATTTTATGTATATTAACAGACATGTAGAAGTAAAAACGATTGATAATTATTACAGATTAACTGTAACAAGATTCCAAGATATTATCAATCAGTTCAGTGACAAAGATTTTGTAGCTATACATAGAGGCTGTATTGTAAATGTTAAATATATCAAAGTTATTAACAAGCTATATATTATACTTGATAATAATGAGAAGTTATCTATAAGTCGGTATAAGGTTAATGAAGTATTTCGTGCATTTACAAATTATGCGAGGTAG
- a CDS encoding ERF family protein, whose protein sequence is MINKSESIKNIASAVVKFQSRVETLKRTSSNPFFKSTYTTLEDIVGAIRPVLAEYGLSFLQNTNGTIAGDVISVSTMLLHESGEFIEFEPLQIKITGNVQQSMATVTYLRRYSLQCALGIVTTDEDDDGNLASGIDKTQTSKNGNYKVTPKQLSRLYTIGMKKGFDANALRSLSKLESLNDLSKEKYDKLIHWLEQKPDTQVGA, encoded by the coding sequence ATGATTAATAAGTCAGAAAGCATTAAAAATATTGCAAGTGCAGTGGTTAAGTTTCAGAGCAGAGTTGAAACCCTTAAAAGAACATCTTCTAATCCATTTTTTAAATCAACTTATACGACACTAGAAGATATTGTTGGTGCTATAAGGCCCGTCCTCGCGGAGTATGGCTTATCCTTCTTACAAAATACGAATGGGACCATAGCTGGTGATGTTATTAGTGTGTCTACCATGCTTCTTCATGAAAGTGGAGAGTTTATAGAATTTGAGCCTTTACAAATTAAAATTACAGGGAATGTACAGCAGTCTATGGCTACGGTTACTTATTTAAGACGCTATTCACTGCAATGTGCTTTAGGCATTGTGACAACAGATGAAGATGATGATGGCAATTTAGCAAGTGGTATTGATAAAACTCAGACTTCTAAAAACGGTAACTATAAAGTGACACCCAAACAGCTTTCAAGACTCTATACGATAGGGATGAAAAAGGGTTTTGATGCTAATGCTCTGAGATCATTGTCTAAACTTGAAAGTCTTAACGATTTATCTAAAGAAAAATATGATAAACTTATACATTGGTTAGAACAAAAACCGGATACACAAGTTGGGGCCTAA
- a CDS encoding stage V sporulation protein AB, giving the protein MQEMISKILQIIWGLGIGIILSGGIIAFITIIGIIPLMAHRTQTSEHHILYGSAIMLGTFIGSVLSIWPIIIPVSNLFIGLFGLTSGIFTGVLIIALAEVLDVFPISDRRIKIKKGVTLMVFALAIGKLIGSLYFWLYPIFTELS; this is encoded by the coding sequence ATGCAGGAGATGATATCTAAAATACTTCAGATTATATGGGGGCTTGGAATAGGTATTATTCTTTCCGGAGGGATTATTGCATTTATTACAATTATAGGAATTATTCCGCTTATGGCGCATAGAACACAAACTTCTGAGCATCATATTCTGTATGGAAGTGCCATCATGCTCGGTACTTTTATTGGAAGTGTTCTTTCAATATGGCCTATTATTATTCCTGTTTCTAATTTATTTATTGGTCTGTTTGGTTTAACGTCCGGTATATTTACGGGCGTACTGATTATCGCTTTAGCGGAAGTATTAGATGTTTTTCCAATTTCAGACAGACGAATAAAGATTAAAAAAGGGGTAACTCTTATGGTGTTTGCGCTTGCAATAGGTAAACTTATAGGCTCACTTTATTTTTGGCTATATCCTATATTTACAGAACTTAGTTAA
- a CDS encoding TraX family protein: MLKIIAAALMLIDHLGMVFFQDQFGYRIIGRLSMPIFAYCVAQGFYKTTSYEKYFERMGVFAIVSQIPFWMMMYVTNPVYFNFMHFNIGFTFLGALCTLRLYKTIRNHTCDNKMINILGINVILILTTLLRCDYGAYAICLVLVFYEFYIMRKDILLTFIMLAAATFSLFFIGRADQIKVQLLGLPAFLIIIALKDLPLKQFKYFFYIFYPLHMLVLSFIKWVQ; the protein is encoded by the coding sequence ATGTTAAAAATAATAGCTGCTGCATTAATGCTTATAGATCATCTAGGAATGGTTTTTTTTCAAGATCAATTTGGGTATAGAATAATAGGCCGGTTATCTATGCCTATATTTGCATATTGTGTTGCGCAAGGATTCTATAAAACAACTTCATATGAAAAATATTTTGAGCGTATGGGAGTTTTTGCCATTGTATCACAAATTCCCTTCTGGATGATGATGTATGTTACAAATCCAGTTTACTTTAATTTTATGCATTTTAATATTGGTTTTACATTTTTAGGGGCACTGTGTACACTTCGCTTATACAAAACTATTAGAAATCATACATGTGATAATAAAATGATAAATATTTTAGGTATTAATGTAATACTTATCTTAACAACGCTATTAAGATGTGACTATGGTGCTTATGCGATATGCCTAGTGTTAGTATTTTATGAGTTTTATATCATGCGCAAAGATATACTTTTAACATTTATAATGCTGGCTGCAGCGACATTTTCACTTTTTTTTATAGGAAGAGCAGATCAAATAAAAGTACAGCTTCTAGGTTTACCAGCCTTTTTAATTATTATTGCATTAAAGGACTTACCGCTTAAGCAGTTTAAATATTTTTTCTATATTTTTTATCCTCTACATATGCTTGTTTTAAGCTTCATTAAGTGGGTACAGTGA
- a CDS encoding Fur family transcriptional regulator, with product MLELTTILKDHNLKVTPQRLSIFRMLRNTSAHPSAETIYTTLHDEYPTMSLATVYKTLDALVKHGLVQQLNIGEDSYRYDADTSPHPHIKCMACHKVVDMHHVQSVAQLREEVASLTQFDLSHEQLYFYGICPECKQH from the coding sequence ATGTTAGAACTAACAACTATTTTAAAAGACCATAACCTTAAAGTAACACCCCAAAGACTTTCTATTTTTAGAATGCTGCGTAATACGTCTGCACACCCAAGTGCTGAAACCATCTATACAACTCTACATGATGAATATCCTACTATGAGCCTTGCAACAGTTTATAAGACACTAGATGCACTAGTTAAACACGGCTTAGTCCAACAATTAAATATTGGTGAAGATAGTTATAGGTATGATGCCGACACTTCACCCCATCCGCACATCAAATGTATGGCCTGCCATAAGGTTGTAGATATGCATCATGTCCAAAGTGTAGCGCAGCTTAGAGAAGAAGTTGCCTCTCTTACACAATTTGATTTGTCTCATGAACAACTCTATTTTTACGGTATTTGCCCAGAATGTAAACAGCATTAA